From Enterococcus wangshanyuanii, the proteins below share one genomic window:
- a CDS encoding DUF4176 domain-containing protein: MLPIGSIVYLKEGSQKIMILNRGPVVNEKDRNVLYDYSGCQYPNGLNPNEVLYFNQENIDTILFNGYKDEDETRFEHLYNEWLNGEGKLIEKGIVSKSLG; the protein is encoded by the coding sequence ATGTTACCAATCGGTAGTATTGTTTATTTAAAAGAAGGTAGTCAAAAGATTATGATTTTAAATCGAGGTCCTGTTGTAAATGAAAAGGATAGAAATGTTTTATATGATTATAGTGGGTGTCAATATCCAAATGGTTTAAATCCAAATGAAGTGTTGTATTTTAATCAGGAAAATATCGATACTATTTTGTTTAATGGTTATAAGGACGAGGATGAAACAAGGTTTGAACATTTATATAATGAATGGCTAAATGGTGAAGGGAAATTGATTGAAAAAGGAATTGTTAGCAAATCACTGGGATAA
- a CDS encoding DUF443 family protein produces MIKLKLVSTKPIFKNNRYKLLYSGSNYYLIDKDKSWFAYIFFGLNWLIPQEVYTINKDIADDLMVQRTDVKQGVRGYHILMVIMIMIFNIASPYLLNTILLSKNVKYSQLYEMNSSLTIVPTNSYIFLMLLITFVPALIIRVSESFRLRKLMMKCIKYNQFPVIKIKIIPTSMSVVIRYLGAYFLFVLLIILSGYLLIVTEGDWIISLCFMLLSLFFLLTNRLSINADKYKISESR; encoded by the coding sequence GTGATAAAACTGAAGTTAGTAAGTACAAAGCCTATCTTTAAAAATAATCGCTACAAGCTATTATATTCTGGATCAAACTATTATCTCATCGATAAAGACAAATCATGGTTTGCATACATTTTCTTTGGATTAAATTGGTTAATCCCACAAGAAGTTTACACTATAAATAAAGATATTGCTGATGATTTGATGGTTCAAAGAACCGATGTTAAACAAGGAGTAAGAGGATATCATATCCTTATGGTAATTATGATTATGATTTTTAATATAGCATCGCCTTATTTGCTAAATACTATTCTTCTTTCTAAAAATGTTAAATACAGTCAATTATATGAAATGAACAGTAGTCTTACAATTGTACCAACGAATAGTTACATATTTTTGATGCTACTCATTACATTTGTTCCTGCTTTAATAATTAGAGTATCTGAATCTTTTCGATTAAGGAAATTAATGATGAAATGTATAAAATATAATCAATTTCCAGTTATAAAAATAAAGATAATACCAACGTCAATGAGTGTTGTAATCAGATATTTAGGGGCATATTTTTTATTTGTTTTACTAATAATTTTATCGGGATATTTGCTTATAGTAACAGAAGGTGATTGGATTATTTCACTGTGCTTTATGTTGTTGTCTTTATTTTTTTTATTAACCAATCGTCTATCAATCAATGCAGATAAATATAAAATAAGTGAATCGAGATGA
- a CDS encoding (deoxy)nucleoside triphosphate pyrophosphohydrolase: MKKQIKVVGSVIEKDGKILCAQRGQGKSLGGFWEFPGGKIEKNETPQQALEREIKEELLCEVAIKNKIITASYEYDFGIVELTTFFCELISGEPKLTEHESIKWLPISELSSLEWAPADIPTIDRLVKGV, from the coding sequence ATGAAAAAACAAATCAAAGTCGTCGGATCTGTCATAGAAAAAGATGGAAAAATCCTCTGCGCTCAAAGAGGTCAAGGTAAATCTTTAGGTGGTTTCTGGGAATTTCCTGGTGGGAAAATTGAGAAAAATGAAACGCCTCAGCAAGCACTTGAACGCGAGATAAAAGAAGAACTTCTTTGCGAAGTAGCAATAAAAAATAAGATCATTACAGCTAGTTATGAATATGATTTTGGTATCGTAGAGTTAACCACATTTTTCTGTGAACTAATTTCTGGAGAACCCAAACTTACTGAACACGAAAGTATTAAATGGCTACCCATTTCTGAATTATCTTCTTTAGAATGGGCACCCGCAGATATTCCAACAATTGATCGTTTAGTTAAAGGAGTATAA
- a CDS encoding DEAD/DEAH box helicase produces MNPLIENFQSALEHSFIDQTTDSHDLYKAKLLVNQDQSGRMVLNDLLDELATCNEFFFAVAFITESGLLALKTVLADLAKQNIRGRIVTSNYLYFNSPKMFKELLKIKNVDVRITAMDGFHAKGYSFVHDEYETMILGSSNLTIKALKVNCEWNLKLNSLANGELIQSMKQNFEQMWSLAEPLTTSWITKYQMGYKPILNVQKVDTMEEPSSQLEVGTILEEVEFATKPISPNDMQKNALAEIQKMRDLEKSKAMVISATGTGKTYLSAFDVKAYQPKRFLFIVHQEQILKKAKEQFIKILDDDENKFGILSGNSTITTEKYVFATIQTLSKDRTLQAFAKNTFDYILIDEVHHAGAKTYQKVIDYFEPDFLLGMTATPERTDGYNIYEMFDYNVAYEIRLQEALKENMLCPFHYFGITDIQIDGQTINDKSSFNQLISSQRIDYILEKIDYYGHCGEKVRGLIFCGTKKEAHELEQLFNQRGFKTKALTGDHKITERDEVITQLEAGQLDYIVTVDIFNEGIDIPSVNQVVMLRKTESSIIFTQQLGRGLRKAKNKDFVTIIDFIGNYDNNYLIPIALTEDSSLSKNSLRKKTMATKYLQGMSTIMFDEITKNRIFQSIESSQLNNAKNYKEAYQNLKNRLGKIPSLVDFIDQHSVDPVIIARYKGNYPAFLNWMKEDTPNLNRHENELLTFLSNELLNGKRNHELLLIERLMVNGTLERQEYQRELERLHYSFDEQTLKSVERILSLKFFTQKEREKYGERPVVILSDDIYSLETSMQESIQNNQWFKQCVLDIIRTSFKRSESYQLNEPLTYNEVYGRKDVCRLLNWENNETGTMYGYRIKYNTCPIFVNYHKDGAISNDVKYEDELMDQHTLLWYTRPKLNFSSKEVKEIMNYEESGLAIHVFVQKEVGGDPEFIYLGRAYPKIETAKELIKKDKNGKDQNIVSMEMTLEKAVPLETYDFIKQK; encoded by the coding sequence ATGAATCCTCTTATTGAGAATTTCCAGTCAGCTCTGGAACATAGTTTTATTGATCAGACAACGGACTCACATGATTTATATAAAGCAAAACTTCTAGTAAATCAAGATCAATCAGGAAGAATGGTATTAAACGATCTTTTAGATGAATTAGCGACGTGCAACGAATTTTTCTTTGCGGTCGCTTTTATAACAGAGAGTGGATTGTTGGCACTCAAAACTGTGTTGGCTGATTTAGCTAAGCAAAATATTCGCGGACGAATTGTAACTTCAAATTATCTCTATTTTAATTCACCTAAAATGTTTAAAGAGCTTTTAAAAATAAAAAATGTAGATGTTCGAATTACAGCAATGGATGGATTTCATGCAAAAGGCTATTCTTTTGTTCATGATGAATATGAAACAATGATTTTAGGGAGTTCTAATTTAACGATTAAAGCGTTAAAGGTAAATTGTGAATGGAATTTAAAATTGAATTCACTGGCAAATGGTGAGCTCATTCAATCTATGAAGCAAAATTTTGAACAGATGTGGTCTTTAGCTGAACCACTAACTACTTCATGGATTACAAAGTATCAAATGGGTTACAAGCCTATTTTAAATGTTCAAAAAGTTGACACGATGGAAGAACCATCAAGTCAACTAGAAGTTGGGACAATACTTGAAGAAGTTGAATTTGCCACAAAGCCGATTTCACCTAATGATATGCAGAAAAATGCGTTGGCTGAAATTCAAAAAATGCGGGATTTAGAAAAATCAAAAGCTATGGTTATTTCGGCAACTGGTACAGGAAAGACTTATCTTTCGGCGTTCGATGTAAAAGCCTATCAGCCAAAAAGATTTCTTTTTATTGTACATCAAGAGCAGATTTTAAAAAAAGCCAAGGAGCAGTTCATCAAGATATTAGATGATGACGAGAACAAGTTTGGTATTCTATCAGGAAATAGTACAATAACAACTGAAAAATATGTGTTTGCAACAATTCAAACACTATCAAAAGATAGGACCTTACAAGCATTTGCGAAGAATACGTTCGATTATATTTTAATTGATGAGGTTCATCATGCTGGAGCGAAAACTTATCAAAAGGTAATCGACTATTTTGAGCCTGATTTTTTATTAGGAATGACAGCAACACCTGAAAGAACAGATGGGTACAACATTTATGAAATGTTTGATTATAATGTAGCATACGAAATTAGATTACAAGAAGCACTAAAAGAAAATATGCTTTGTCCCTTTCATTATTTTGGTATTACAGATATTCAAATTGATGGACAAACAATCAATGATAAATCTTCTTTCAATCAATTAATTAGCAGTCAGCGGATTGATTATATTTTAGAAAAAATTGATTATTATGGTCATTGTGGAGAGAAAGTTCGCGGACTTATTTTTTGTGGAACGAAAAAAGAAGCGCATGAGCTTGAACAGCTATTTAATCAACGTGGATTCAAAACCAAAGCTTTAACTGGGGATCATAAAATTACTGAACGTGATGAAGTAATTACGCAATTGGAAGCTGGCCAACTGGATTATATAGTCACAGTAGATATTTTTAATGAGGGAATCGATATCCCCTCAGTGAATCAAGTGGTTATGTTACGTAAAACAGAATCAAGTATCATCTTTACGCAGCAATTAGGACGCGGATTAAGGAAAGCAAAAAATAAAGACTTTGTAACGATTATTGATTTTATTGGGAATTATGATAATAATTATTTGATTCCTATTGCTTTAACAGAGGATAGTTCTTTAAGCAAGAATAGTTTGCGAAAGAAGACCATGGCGACGAAATATTTACAGGGAATGTCGACGATCATGTTTGACGAAATTACGAAAAATCGGATTTTTCAATCTATTGAATCTTCTCAGCTAAATAATGCTAAAAATTACAAAGAAGCCTATCAGAACTTAAAAAATAGATTAGGAAAAATTCCATCTTTAGTTGATTTTATAGATCAACATTCGGTTGATCCGGTGATTATTGCTAGGTATAAAGGAAATTATCCAGCATTTTTGAATTGGATGAAAGAAGATACACCGAATTTAAATAGACATGAAAATGAACTACTAACGTTTTTATCTAATGAGTTATTGAACGGGAAAAGAAATCATGAATTACTGCTAATTGAACGTTTAATGGTAAATGGAACATTAGAACGACAAGAGTATCAGCGTGAATTAGAAAGACTTCATTATTCTTTTGATGAACAGACATTAAAATCAGTAGAACGAATTCTCTCTTTAAAATTCTTTACACAGAAGGAAAGAGAAAAATATGGTGAACGTCCAGTTGTTATCTTGTCAGATGACATCTATTCGCTAGAAACATCTATGCAAGAAAGTATTCAGAACAATCAGTGGTTTAAACAATGTGTTTTGGATATCATTCGTACATCATTTAAGCGAAGTGAAAGCTATCAGTTAAATGAACCTTTAACCTATAATGAAGTATACGGGAGAAAAGATGTCTGTCGTTTACTAAATTGGGAAAATAATGAAACTGGTACAATGTACGGTTATAGAATTAAGTACAACACTTGTCCGATTTTTGTAAATTATCATAAAGATGGTGCCATCTCAAATGATGTAAAATATGAAGATGAACTAATGGATCAACACACATTGTTATGGTATACACGACCTAAATTGAATTTTTCTAGTAAAGAAGTAAAAGAAATCATGAATTATGAAGAATCAGGCTTAGCGATTCATGTATTCGTGCAAAAAGAAGTTGGCGGCGATCCTGAATTCATTTATTTAGGGAGAGCTTATCCTAAAATAGAAACAGCAAAAGAATTGATTAAAAAAGATAAAAATGGCAAAGATCAAAATATTGTCAGTATGGAAATGACGTTAGAAAAAGCTGTTCCATTAGAAACTTACGACTTCATCAAACAAAAATAA
- a CDS encoding cupin domain-containing protein, whose protein sequence is MLNSFIETMSKSESIFAEKEDGTKVNYYIFPEFEVHLNIIPAGTIQGWHMHNDIEEILIVNDGEIRVETIVDNKKKYKNCQKGELIRMNQSLHRILNLQNHEAAFSVFRFVPQGIDHREKIKNDKKSYTDDEVEAMLKRM, encoded by the coding sequence ATGCTAAACAGTTTCATAGAAACAATGAGCAAGTCAGAATCAATTTTTGCTGAAAAAGAAGATGGCACAAAGGTAAATTACTATATTTTCCCTGAATTCGAAGTCCATCTAAACATAATTCCAGCCGGTACAATTCAAGGTTGGCATATGCATAATGACATTGAAGAAATACTGATTGTTAATGACGGAGAAATTAGAGTTGAAACGATTGTTGATAACAAAAAAAAATATAAGAACTGTCAAAAAGGAGAATTAATCCGTATGAATCAGAGTTTACATCGGATCTTAAATCTCCAAAACCATGAAGCAGCTTTCTCTGTATTCAGATTCGTACCTCAAGGGATTGATCACAGAGAAAAAATAAAAAACGATAAAAAATCATATACCGATGATGAAGTAGAAGCTATGTTAAAAAGAATGTAG
- a CDS encoding TIGR04197 family type VII secretion effector, which produces MSGINSSLTVAGSISAQLSQTASGFLSINEATSKAERTTVSGNTNAKNSLTSIHSRGQRLSNAITRDGNNIHSVAKEFSQIDQKIKQGFDLPLFSPPLGGSSR; this is translated from the coding sequence ATGAGCGGAATCAATAGCAGTCTAACTGTTGCTGGCAGCATTTCAGCACAGCTTAGTCAAACGGCCAGCGGGTTCTTATCAATCAATGAAGCAACAAGTAAAGCGGAGCGAACCACTGTTAGCGGGAACACAAACGCAAAAAACAGTTTAACAAGTATTCACAGCAGAGGACAACGGCTGTCCAATGCGATTACTCGAGACGGCAATAATATCCATTCAGTAGCGAAGGAATTTAGCCAAATCGATCAAAAGATAAAACAAGGCTTTGATTTACCACTGTTTTCACCACCCTTGGGAGGAAGCAGCCGATGA
- a CDS encoding DUF3958 family protein produces MNEEKELRINQELRQVSIDQEDKRQEIRELEDLEADYFSIHHQEQRYFQDLIGNNQGSRDIGHFMELDEEANRLHQYERQRLEDIAERLVDEEVQLRRLEEELYDERQKLFASENDGEVSD; encoded by the coding sequence ATGAACGAAGAGAAAGAACTAAGAATCAATCAAGAGCTACGACAAGTAAGCATCGATCAAGAAGATAAGCGACAGGAAATCAGAGAATTAGAAGATCTGGAAGCCGATTATTTTTCTATCCACCACCAAGAACAACGGTACTTTCAAGATCTGATCGGGAACAATCAAGGCTCACGTGATATCGGGCATTTTATGGAATTAGACGAAGAAGCCAATCGCTTACATCAATATGAGCGTCAGCGTTTAGAAGATATTGCAGAGCGTTTAGTTGATGAAGAAGTCCAATTACGAAGGCTTGAAGAAGAATTATATGATGAACGGCAAAAACTATTCGCTTCAGAGAATGACGGCGAGGTGAGTGACTGA
- a CDS encoding T7SS effector LXG polymorphic toxin produces MSLNFYLGEVTAQSAAAKQMANEYMQFCGTLKDSVNAFMNAPLSGKTYDSAKLYFSTVYPTLASGFILACEALIEAHSKFPEEFQSQVDTCDVIEDQLKVEIAQGQALLQSMARTMDKEKEPNQRLEQRYMGVQSSIQKNEEKLQRLYEFNASSPGLFADFEAQLANLDAGLAEVEKGAAWNSGLGTFDLGRMNMAWTKPIGRAWDKRQKKIDQIRNAEMQRELGKLDGYEIVCINSGRTKTWTLKKNGEWIYPGDEPELHEILNRYKNYLKKDQYTVTQPKIVRNIAPLAIPGGPALENLIKAGKITAGASAAIVVGKGIVDKIKNAPSIQSSSRIKSVEENDELPSQGQVDGGVAGGNPVAVGKQGKHVLGHKNNKQAKEQGEEKTTWREGTNGVAETQKGWLEGDELKNRHGEVKEYDTGKVVGSQGETKIRVHIDKHGNIHGYPVKK; encoded by the coding sequence ATGTCCCTTAATTTTTACCTAGGAGAAGTCACCGCACAAAGCGCTGCAGCCAAACAAATGGCGAATGAGTATATGCAGTTTTGCGGTACTTTAAAAGATAGCGTCAATGCCTTCATGAATGCACCATTATCGGGAAAAACCTACGACTCAGCGAAACTTTATTTCTCGACAGTCTACCCAACGTTAGCTAGTGGGTTTATACTAGCATGTGAGGCACTGATCGAAGCTCACAGTAAATTCCCGGAAGAATTTCAATCACAAGTCGATACCTGCGACGTGATCGAGGACCAATTGAAAGTAGAGATCGCCCAAGGACAAGCCTTACTGCAAAGTATGGCACGAACGATGGACAAAGAAAAAGAACCCAACCAACGCTTAGAACAACGCTATATGGGCGTTCAAAGCTCGATTCAAAAGAACGAAGAAAAACTACAGCGCTTGTATGAATTCAATGCCAGTTCGCCAGGACTGTTTGCGGATTTTGAAGCACAGCTGGCAAACTTGGATGCAGGATTAGCAGAAGTTGAAAAAGGGGCTGCATGGAATTCAGGTTTGGGAACGTTTGATTTAGGCCGGATGAATATGGCTTGGACGAAACCGATTGGACGAGCGTGGGATAAACGGCAGAAGAAGATAGATCAAATAAGAAATGCGGAAATGCAGAGAGAATTAGGGAAGTTAGATGGATATGAGATAGTGTGCATCAACAGTGGTCGAACAAAAACTTGGACTCTTAAGAAAAATGGAGAATGGATTTATCCTGGTGATGAGCCTGAGTTACATGAAATATTGAATAGATACAAAAATTACTTGAAGAAAGATCAATATACTGTGACTCAGCCTAAAATTGTTCGTAATATTGCTCCATTAGCAATACCTGGTGGTCCAGCGCTAGAAAATTTGATTAAAGCTGGGAAAATCACGGCAGGAGCAAGTGCTGCAATTGTAGTAGGAAAAGGCATTGTAGACAAGATAAAAAATGCCCCTTCCATACAATCTAGTAGTAGAATTAAGAGTGTAGAAGAGAATGATGAGTTACCGAGTCAAGGTCAAGTAGATGGAGGAGTTGCGGGAGGCAATCCAGTTGCAGTTGGTAAACAAGGAAAACATGTATTGGGTCACAAAAATAATAAGCAAGCTAAAGAGCAAGGAGAAGAAAAGACAACTTGGAGAGAGGGAACGAACGGAGTTGCCGAAACTCAAAAAGGGTGGTTGGAAGGAGACGAATTGAAAAATAGACATGGAGAGGTTAAGGAATACGACACTGGAAAGGTTGTAGGTAGCCAAGGGGAAACAAAAATTAGAGTTCATATTGATAAACATGGTAATATACATGGCTATCCTGTAAAAAAATAG
- a CDS encoding T7SS effector LXG polymorphic toxin, with amino-acid sequence MSLNFYLGEVTAQSAAAKQMANEYMQFCSTLKDSVNAFMNAQLSGKTYDSAKLYFSTVYPMLASGFILACEALIEAHSKFPEEFQSQVDTCDVIEDQLKAEIAQGQALLQNMARTMDKEKEPNQRLEQRYMGVQSSIQKNEEKLQRLYEFNASSPGLFADFEAQLANLDAGLAEVEKGAAWNSSSGTFDLDRMNMAWTKPIMNQWKDREKSKGNNLEVRKSKNKFGGTTYEIYRNGVFDEDATVAYNDLLKDELIRLAKQRIEDDKFGKFVSFVGTAVSFGGGIKRVISEIIGMAGNRLLVRFSDNSVGTIAISGGVAVPIAADSLTLKDLVQFSNNGKITSKTFGKPIEGRVNGKKSKIRVDAEPDGNKIQIQTGGGKRSPLDHRVDVDRITDRSSIYNQIPPHVRKGIGKGKLEDLVDYIYRAWIWLKAK; translated from the coding sequence ATGTCCCTTAATTTTTACCTAGGAGAAGTCACCGCGCAAAGCGCTGCAGCAAAACAAATGGCGAATGAGTATATGCAGTTTTGCAGCACCTTAAAAGACAGCGTCAATGCCTTCATGAATGCACAATTATCGGGGAAAACCTACGACTCAGCGAAACTTTATTTCTCGACAGTCTACCCAATGTTAGCCAGTGGGTTTATACTAGCATGTGAGGCACTGATCGAAGCGCACAGCAAATTTCCGGAAGAATTTCAATCACAAGTCGACACCTGCGACGTGATCGAAGACCAATTAAAAGCAGAGATTGCCCAAGGACAAGCTTTACTACAAAATATGGCACGAACGATGGACAAAGAAAAAGAACCCAACCAACGCTTAGAACAGCGCTATATGGGCGTTCAGAGCTCGATTCAAAAGAACGAAGAAAAACTGCAGCGCTTGTATGAATTCAATGCCAGTTCGCCAGGACTGTTTGCGGATTTCGAAGCACAGCTGGCAAACTTGGATGCAGGATTAGCAGAAGTTGAAAAAGGGGCTGCATGGAATTCGAGTTCGGGAACGTTTGATTTAGACCGGATGAATATGGCTTGGACGAAACCGATCATGAACCAATGGAAAGATCGAGAAAAGTCCAAAGGAAACAACTTAGAAGTACGGAAGAGCAAGAATAAATTTGGCGGTACCACCTACGAAATTTATCGTAACGGTGTTTTTGATGAAGATGCGACGGTAGCCTATAATGACCTACTAAAAGACGAGCTGATCAGGTTAGCAAAACAGCGAATCGAAGACGATAAATTTGGAAAATTCGTTTCCTTTGTTGGTACAGCAGTTTCTTTTGGTGGCGGTATTAAACGAGTTATCAGCGAAATCATTGGTATGGCAGGAAACAGATTACTTGTTCGTTTTAGCGATAATAGTGTTGGTACAATTGCAATATCCGGTGGTGTAGCAGTTCCGATTGCCGCAGATTCACTGACGTTGAAGGATTTAGTCCAGTTTTCAAATAACGGGAAGATTACGAGTAAGACGTTTGGGAAACCTATTGAAGGTAGGGTAAACGGCAAGAAGTCAAAAATACGTGTAGATGCGGAACCAGATGGGAATAAAATTCAAATACAAACTGGTGGTGGAAAACGTTCACCTTTAGATCATAGAGTAGATGTTGACAGAATTACGGATCGGTCAAGTATTTATAATCAAATTCCACCTCATGTAAGAAAAGGAATTGGGAAAGGTAAATTAGAAGATTTAGTGGATTATATTTATAGAGCTTGGATTTGGCTGAAAGCAAAATAG